In the Prosthecomicrobium sp. N25 genome, one interval contains:
- a CDS encoding hydroxyisourate hydrolase — translation MAEAGGISIHGVDIAKGVAAAGLGVELWALAPQRRLVAAGALGTNGLLDHPTARGEGIVAGPYEVVFALGAWLRANGYGPRETAFLDVVPFRFVVSDPAQHYHLPFKFTPWGIQLFRGV, via the coding sequence ATGGCCGAGGCGGGCGGAATCTCCATCCATGGCGTCGACATCGCGAAGGGCGTGGCCGCCGCCGGGCTCGGCGTCGAGCTCTGGGCCCTGGCGCCGCAGCGCCGGCTCGTCGCCGCCGGCGCACTCGGGACGAACGGCCTGCTCGACCATCCGACCGCGCGCGGCGAGGGCATCGTCGCCGGCCCCTACGAGGTCGTCTTCGCGCTCGGCGCCTGGCTGAGGGCCAACGGCTACGGGCCCCGCGAAACCGCGTTCCTGGACGTGGTCCCGTTCCGATTCGTCGTCTCCGACCCGGCGCAGCACTACCACCTGCCCTTCAAGTTCACGCCCTGGGGAATCCAGCTCTTCCGCGGAGTCTGA
- a CDS encoding MFS transporter has protein sequence MVAPPRPSATETSPQAGLGPALATMTAVQAVISAAIFAPGVIAPRVGLEPAALSLFSGLVFATGLLAAGRAGALVSRIGPMRTAALAAATAALGLMAAAAGSGPALAVAAVLLGLAFGPETPASAALLGRLARPADRPFVFSVRQTGNQIGAAAGSLLLPALVAAYDPRLGYAAVAAAALGVALAAATLARRYDAVRPPAGAATIRAGLAEVLAQRPLATLAVAAAAFGAMQLALNTVFVSHAVRLGHDHVAAGIAMAAAQVAGLVGRLGWGAAVGRLGSARRIVAALGFGMSLSALALAAFGPQFPWGALVALAIAFGATASGWNGIFVAEVARLAGPDRVAAVTGTVLSIAYAGLLVGPAIVAGTEALGGLPASFAALGVLAAAGAVLLIFGDDP, from the coding sequence ATGGTAGCGCCTCCGCGCCCGTCCGCCACGGAAACCTCGCCGCAGGCGGGGCTCGGGCCGGCGCTCGCCACCATGACGGCCGTGCAGGCCGTGATCTCGGCGGCGATCTTCGCGCCCGGCGTGATCGCGCCCCGGGTCGGGCTCGAGCCGGCGGCGCTGTCGCTGTTCTCCGGCCTCGTCTTCGCGACCGGGCTCCTGGCCGCGGGTCGGGCGGGGGCGCTCGTGTCCCGGATCGGGCCCATGCGCACGGCGGCGCTCGCCGCCGCGACCGCCGCCCTCGGCCTGATGGCCGCGGCGGCCGGGTCGGGACCGGCACTCGCCGTCGCGGCGGTCCTGCTCGGCCTCGCCTTCGGGCCGGAGACGCCGGCGAGCGCGGCGTTGCTCGGCCGCCTGGCGCGCCCGGCGGATCGGCCCTTCGTGTTCTCGGTCCGCCAGACCGGCAACCAGATCGGGGCGGCCGCGGGCTCGCTCCTCTTGCCGGCGCTGGTCGCCGCCTATGATCCCCGCCTCGGCTATGCGGCGGTCGCGGCGGCGGCGCTGGGGGTGGCGCTCGCCGCCGCGACGCTCGCCCGGCGCTACGACGCGGTCCGGCCGCCGGCCGGTGCCGCGACGATCCGGGCCGGCCTGGCGGAGGTCCTGGCCCAACGGCCGCTCGCCACGCTGGCGGTCGCGGCGGCGGCCTTCGGGGCGATGCAACTGGCGCTCAACACCGTGTTCGTGAGCCATGCGGTCCGCCTCGGCCACGACCACGTGGCGGCCGGCATCGCCATGGCGGCCGCGCAGGTCGCCGGGCTCGTCGGCCGGCTCGGCTGGGGCGCGGCGGTGGGGCGGCTCGGGTCGGCCCGCCGGATCGTGGCGGCGCTCGGCTTCGGCATGAGCCTGTCGGCGCTCGCGCTGGCCGCCTTCGGGCCGCAGTTCCCGTGGGGCGCGCTGGTCGCGCTCGCGATCGCGTTCGGCGCCACCGCCTCGGGCTGGAACGGCATCTTCGTCGCCGAGGTCGCCCGGCTCGCCGGACCGGACCGGGTTGCCGCCGTGACCGGCACCGTGCTCTCCATCGCGTATGCCGGCCTCCTGGTCGGGCCTGCCATCGTGGCCGGCACGGAGGCCCTCGGCGGCCTTCCGGCGAGCTTCGCCGCGCTCGGCGTCCTGGCCGCCGCCGGCGCCGTCCTTCTCATCTTCGGAGACGACCCGTGA
- a CDS encoding amidase gives MTDPQDAVSIAAAVRAGRTSAAAVAEAAIARIGAAADLVAIVDFDPAEARAAAAAVDRRLAAGEDLPLAGVPVAIKDNIWVGGRRVTQGSRLYEAFVPPADAISVERLRRAGAVVVGMANTSEFACKGMTTNKVYGTTRHPMDPRLTPGGSSGGPSTAVAAGLVPVSLGTDAGGSSRRPPAHVGAVGFKPSYGAIPRGPGFASPFGGLSCPSPIARTVADVAAMFAVLRGPDPRDPDSLVLSFAEPRPPEALRIAWSPRFGLDAAVDEEVAAGVERAVAALVGAGLTIDRRDPVWPEGATEAALMPIQHAGLAAIHGEAFRRDPGLFDPDVAAQIERGLGLDGTAVARAQGLSQDVMRSVARFFGAWDVLIGPTVPCVAWPNDRLGPERIGGVAVAPRAHAVFTPLFNHARVPAISVPAGRGRDRLPFGLQIVGPRGHDDRVLAVARAAEAILADAGLWP, from the coding sequence ATGACCGACCCGCAAGACGCCGTCTCGATCGCCGCCGCCGTGCGCGCCGGACGCACCAGCGCCGCCGCGGTCGCCGAGGCCGCCATCGCCCGGATCGGGGCGGCAGCCGACCTCGTCGCGATCGTCGACTTCGACCCGGCCGAGGCCCGCGCGGCGGCGGCCGCGGTCGACCGCAGGCTGGCGGCCGGGGAGGACCTGCCTCTCGCGGGCGTCCCCGTCGCGATCAAGGACAACATCTGGGTCGGCGGGCGGCGGGTGACGCAAGGCTCCCGGCTCTACGAGGCCTTCGTGCCGCCGGCGGACGCGATCTCGGTGGAGCGGCTCCGGCGCGCGGGCGCGGTGGTGGTCGGCATGGCCAACACCTCCGAGTTCGCCTGCAAGGGGATGACCACCAACAAGGTCTACGGCACGACCCGGCACCCGATGGATCCGCGGCTCACGCCGGGCGGCTCGTCCGGAGGGCCCTCGACGGCCGTCGCGGCGGGGCTGGTGCCGGTCTCGCTCGGCACGGACGCGGGCGGGTCGAGCCGGCGGCCGCCGGCCCATGTCGGCGCGGTCGGCTTCAAGCCCTCCTACGGCGCGATCCCGCGCGGCCCCGGCTTCGCCAGCCCGTTCGGGGGCCTCTCCTGCCCGTCGCCGATCGCCCGCACGGTCGCGGACGTGGCGGCGATGTTCGCCGTCCTGCGCGGGCCGGACCCGCGCGATCCCGACAGCCTCGTCCTGTCCTTCGCCGAACCGCGCCCGCCGGAAGCGCTGCGGATCGCCTGGTCGCCGCGCTTCGGGCTCGACGCGGCGGTGGACGAGGAGGTCGCGGCGGGGGTCGAGCGGGCGGTCGCGGCGCTCGTCGGCGCGGGCCTGACGATCGACCGGCGGGATCCGGTCTGGCCCGAGGGCGCGACCGAGGCGGCGCTGATGCCGATCCAGCACGCCGGCCTCGCCGCCATTCACGGCGAGGCGTTCCGGAGGGACCCCGGCCTGTTCGATCCCGACGTCGCCGCCCAGATCGAGCGCGGCCTGGGGCTCGACGGCACCGCCGTGGCGCGGGCCCAGGGTCTGAGCCAGGACGTGATGCGATCGGTCGCCCGGTTCTTCGGGGCATGGGACGTGCTGATCGGCCCGACGGTGCCCTGCGTCGCCTGGCCGAACGACCGGCTCGGGCCCGAGCGGATCGGCGGCGTCGCGGTCGCGCCCCGGGCGCATGCGGTCTTCACGCCCCTGTTCAACCACGCCCGGGTGCCCGCGATCTCGGTTCCGGCCGGGCGCGGCCGCGATCGCCTGCCCTTCGGCCTCCAGATCGTGGGGCCGCGCGGGCACGACGACCGGGTCCTCGCCGTCGCGCGCGCCGCGGAGGCGATCCTGGCGGATGCGGGGCTCTGGCCGTGA
- a CDS encoding GntR family transcriptional regulator, producing MSHTAAPDRPRRSRPAPSLADQAVARLRDMIVYLELAPGAVLSEPWLVETLGASRTPVREALKLLAADGLVLLRRNRAAVVAPLDGEQLAHLFEVEAALESFAAGLAASRMSDAEIARLARLQSDMEARHARGDRVGYIRLNQKIHALIVAGAANPALAETHARLISRLQRARNVALTSVGRVEESIEEHRRILLALQARDAELARRLFAAHVGRTGDLLAAHCAAARVPARRARAKTGSSETGGRSERDR from the coding sequence GTGAGCCATACCGCCGCCCCGGACCGGCCGAGACGATCCCGTCCGGCGCCTTCGCTGGCCGATCAGGCCGTGGCGCGGCTCCGGGACATGATCGTCTACCTCGAACTCGCCCCCGGCGCGGTGCTGAGCGAGCCGTGGCTCGTCGAGACGCTCGGCGCGTCCCGGACACCGGTGCGCGAGGCGCTCAAGCTGCTCGCCGCGGACGGCCTCGTCCTGCTCCGGCGCAACCGCGCCGCCGTCGTGGCGCCGCTCGACGGCGAGCAACTGGCGCATCTCTTCGAAGTGGAGGCCGCGCTGGAGAGCTTCGCGGCCGGCCTCGCGGCGTCGCGCATGTCGGACGCCGAGATTGCGCGCCTCGCCAGGCTGCAGTCCGACATGGAGGCGCGGCACGCCCGGGGCGACCGGGTCGGCTACATCCGGCTCAACCAGAAGATCCATGCGCTGATCGTCGCCGGCGCGGCGAATCCCGCGCTCGCGGAGACGCATGCCCGGTTGATCAGCCGGTTGCAGCGCGCCCGCAACGTGGCGCTCACCTCGGTGGGCAGGGTCGAGGAATCGATTGAGGAGCACCGCCGCATCCTGCTCGCCCTGCAGGCCCGCGACGCGGAGCTGGCGCGGCGGCTGTTCGCGGCCCATGTCGGCAGGACCGGGGACCTGCTCGCCGCCCATTGTGCCGCCGCGAGGGTCCCGGCCCGCCGGGCGCGCGCGAAGACGGGTTCTTCGGAGACTGGAGGAAGGTCTGAACGGGATCGATGA
- a CDS encoding FAD-dependent oxidoreductase, with translation MTSGGSGPEIVLVGGGHAHVQVLPRLAAAVRAGLRLTLVSRDLETAYSGMLPGHVAGLYRREDIHIDLVGLAERTGARLVHAAAIGIDRTARRVRLEGLPSLGYDVLSLDVGSAPDLGALPGAAEHAVAVKPVDGFLAAVAALRAAAADAPRKVVVLGGGAAGVELALALAARLRADARAAGLDPARSHVEILTSDVLVPTLNAGVRRRVARALAAAGVAVRTGERAVMIEAGAILLASGLRIAADAVVVATGGRAPSWLAGTGLDLAPDGSVAVRPTLQSTADDRIFAAGDCAFMVETPREKAGVFAVRQGLVLADNLLAAALGRPLHNFAPQRRFLVLLATGDGRAIGGRGTWLAVSGRWVWAWKDRIDRAFMARFQEPRGSEPVASSAGSSGI, from the coding sequence GTGACGTCCGGCGGGAGCGGCCCCGAGATCGTCCTCGTCGGGGGCGGGCATGCGCATGTGCAGGTGTTGCCGCGTCTCGCGGCGGCGGTGCGGGCCGGCCTGCGGCTCACACTGGTCAGCCGCGACCTGGAGACCGCCTATTCGGGGATGCTTCCCGGCCATGTGGCCGGCCTCTATCGCCGCGAGGACATCCACATCGACCTCGTCGGCCTCGCCGAGAGGACCGGCGCGCGGCTGGTGCATGCGGCCGCGATCGGGATCGACCGGACGGCGCGGCGGGTCCGGCTCGAAGGGTTGCCGTCGCTCGGCTACGATGTCCTGTCGCTCGACGTCGGCAGTGCGCCGGACCTGGGGGCCCTGCCGGGGGCGGCGGAGCATGCGGTGGCGGTCAAGCCGGTTGACGGCTTCCTGGCGGCCGTCGCGGCGCTGAGGGCCGCGGCGGCGGACGCTCCGCGCAAGGTCGTGGTGCTCGGGGGCGGGGCGGCCGGCGTGGAACTCGCGCTCGCGCTCGCGGCACGGCTGCGCGCCGACGCCCGGGCGGCGGGGCTGGACCCGGCACGGTCGCACGTCGAGATCCTCACCTCGGACGTGCTGGTGCCGACGCTCAACGCCGGCGTCCGGCGGCGCGTGGCGCGCGCGCTGGCGGCGGCGGGGGTCGCAGTCCGGACGGGCGAGCGTGCGGTGATGATCGAGGCGGGTGCCATCCTGCTCGCCTCGGGCCTGCGGATCGCAGCCGACGCCGTGGTGGTGGCGACCGGCGGGCGGGCGCCGTCCTGGCTTGCCGGGACCGGGCTGGACCTCGCCCCGGACGGCAGCGTCGCGGTCCGGCCGACACTGCAGAGCACGGCGGACGACCGCATCTTCGCGGCCGGCGACTGTGCCTTCATGGTCGAGACGCCGCGCGAGAAGGCGGGCGTCTTCGCCGTCCGGCAGGGGCTCGTGCTGGCCGACAACCTGCTGGCCGCCGCGCTCGGCCGGCCTCTCCACAACTTCGCGCCGCAGCGCCGCTTCCTCGTTCTCCTGGCCACCGGCGACGGCCGGGCGATCGGCGGGCGAGGGACCTGGCTCGCCGTCTCCGGCCGCTGGGTCTGGGCCTGGAAGGACCGGATCGACCGGGCCTTCATGGCGCGGTTCCAGGAGCCCCGGGGCTCCGAGCCGGTGGCGTCGTCGGCCGGGTCCTCCGGGATCTAG
- a CDS encoding BadF/BadG/BcrA/BcrD ATPase family protein yields the protein MLTLGLDAGGSATRWVLLEAEADRVVARGEVGPFSGHIFDPAVERRCRSAVAAVAAAALPHAPSRVAGGITGLGGGSPEAATIARWLAEALGLPEEAVTLGDDMWVPAASLFAPGAGGIVYAGTGSVGYAIDREGRAVKVGGRGVVIDDAGGAYWIAVRGLRAVARALDEDADRHPALRDALAARLGVADWPTIRAAVYAADRGGVAALAPFVADAARAGDAAALAILEDAGAELARLGEILARRLGLTDLALLGNAVRLHPAIAVALRRHLPAGLALATPEIDAAHAAARLAALGRAAPTGT from the coding sequence ATGCTGACCCTCGGCCTCGACGCGGGCGGCAGCGCGACCCGCTGGGTGCTCCTGGAGGCCGAGGCCGACCGGGTGGTGGCGCGCGGCGAGGTCGGGCCGTTCTCCGGGCATATCTTCGATCCCGCCGTGGAGCGCCGGTGCCGGAGCGCCGTCGCGGCCGTCGCCGCGGCCGCCCTGCCCCACGCTCCGTCGCGCGTCGCGGGCGGCATCACGGGTCTCGGCGGCGGGTCGCCGGAAGCCGCCACGATCGCGCGCTGGCTCGCCGAGGCCCTGGGGCTGCCCGAGGAGGCCGTGACCCTCGGCGACGACATGTGGGTCCCGGCCGCCAGCCTCTTCGCCCCCGGCGCCGGCGGCATCGTCTACGCCGGTACCGGCTCGGTCGGCTATGCGATCGATCGCGAGGGCCGGGCCGTGAAGGTCGGCGGCCGTGGCGTGGTGATCGACGACGCAGGCGGGGCCTACTGGATCGCGGTCCGCGGCCTGCGCGCCGTCGCCCGCGCGCTCGACGAGGACGCCGACCGCCACCCCGCCCTGCGCGACGCCCTCGCGGCCCGCCTCGGCGTGGCCGACTGGCCGACGATCCGGGCCGCCGTCTATGCCGCCGACCGCGGCGGGGTCGCGGCCCTCGCCCCCTTCGTGGCCGACGCCGCCCGGGCCGGCGACGCGGCCGCGCTTGCCATCCTGGAGGACGCCGGCGCCGAGCTCGCCCGCCTCGGCGAAATCCTGGCTCGGCGCCTCGGGCTCACGGACCTCGCGCTCCTCGGCAACGCCGTCAGGCTCCACCCGGCCATTGCCGTGGCGCTGCGACGGCACCTGCCGGCCGGCCTCGCGCTCGCCACGCCCGAGATCGACGCGGCGCACGCCGCGGCCCGCCTCGCCGCCCTCGGCCGCGCCGCCCCGACGGGGACGTGA
- a CDS encoding N-acetylmannosamine-6-phosphate 2-epimerase, which yields MRTIPKGALVVSCQARADNPLHGPVFMAAMAAAARDGGAGAIRADGPDDIAAIRSAVDLPIVGILKRFRDDVPVYITPDFAAAETVVAAGADIVALDATPRARGGEDLAGLVAAIRGRLARPVFADVSTLTEGLAADALGVDYVATTLAGYTDETRVSREAGPNLALVAALAARCRAPVVAEGRFDTPELAAAALAAGAHAVVVGTMITNPREITRRFAAALAC from the coding sequence ATGAGGACCATCCCGAAAGGCGCGCTGGTCGTCTCCTGCCAGGCCCGCGCCGACAACCCGCTGCACGGCCCCGTCTTCATGGCCGCCATGGCGGCCGCCGCCCGGGACGGCGGCGCCGGGGCGATCCGCGCCGACGGCCCGGACGACATCGCCGCCATCCGGTCCGCGGTCGACCTGCCGATCGTCGGCATCCTGAAGCGCTTCCGCGACGACGTCCCGGTCTACATCACCCCCGACTTCGCCGCCGCCGAGACCGTGGTCGCCGCCGGTGCCGACATCGTCGCCCTCGACGCCACGCCGCGGGCGCGCGGTGGCGAGGATCTCGCCGGCCTCGTCGCAGCCATCCGCGGCCGGCTCGCCCGCCCGGTCTTCGCCGACGTCTCCACCCTGACGGAGGGACTGGCCGCCGACGCCCTCGGCGTCGACTACGTCGCCACCACGCTCGCCGGCTACACCGACGAGACCCGCGTGTCGCGGGAGGCCGGCCCCAACCTCGCCCTGGTGGCGGCGCTCGCCGCCCGCTGCCGGGCCCCCGTGGTCGCCGAGGGCCGCTTCGACACCCCCGAACTCGCCGCAGCCGCCCTGGCGGCCGGCGCCCATGCGGTGGTGGTCGGCACGATGATCACCAACCCGCGCGAGATCACCCGCCGTTTCGCCGCGGCCCTCGCATGCTGA
- a CDS encoding carbohydrate ABC transporter permease — translation MSAAEARGRAPGGPTLDLLLQVLLVANSFVMLFPILMMAVWGFKTTGEIFGKPFAPPDFANIANYVTVLTETNFFTYLGNSLFVTGTSILLILTLGTMAAYGIARYDFRGNVAVYLFFLAGLMVPLKLAIIPLFIQMRDLGLLDSRIGLIVVYTAMGLPSAVFIMTGFLRTLPKELEDAARIDGASDARIMLSVMLPLARPAMVIAAIHNAVPIWNDFFFPLVFVQTDARKTLPQGLTAFMGEYTTNWGVLFAGLTLSALPITLLYILLSRQFIQGMTSGALK, via the coding sequence GTGAGCGCCGCCGAGGCCCGGGGCCGCGCGCCGGGGGGGCCGACGCTGGACCTTCTCCTGCAGGTGCTCCTGGTCGCCAACAGCTTCGTGATGCTGTTCCCGATCCTCATGATGGCGGTCTGGGGCTTCAAGACCACCGGCGAGATCTTCGGCAAGCCCTTCGCGCCGCCGGACTTCGCCAACATCGCCAACTACGTGACCGTCCTGACGGAGACGAACTTCTTCACCTACCTGGGCAATTCGCTCTTCGTGACCGGCACCTCCATCCTCCTCATTCTGACCCTCGGCACCATGGCGGCCTACGGCATCGCCCGCTACGACTTCCGCGGCAACGTCGCCGTCTACCTCTTCTTCCTCGCCGGCCTCATGGTGCCCCTGAAGCTCGCCATCATCCCGCTCTTCATCCAGATGCGCGACCTCGGCCTGCTCGACAGCCGCATCGGCCTGATCGTCGTCTACACCGCCATGGGCCTGCCCTCGGCCGTCTTCATCATGACCGGCTTCCTCCGAACCCTGCCGAAGGAGCTGGAGGACGCCGCCCGCATCGACGGCGCCTCCGACGCCCGCATCATGCTCTCCGTCATGCTGCCGCTCGCCCGCCCCGCCATGGTGATCGCCGCGATCCACAACGCCGTGCCGATCTGGAACGACTTCTTCTTCCCGCTCGTCTTCGTGCAGACCGACGCGCGCAAGACCCTGCCCCAGGGGCTGACCGCCTTCATGGGCGAATACACGACCAACTGGGGCGTGCTCTTCGCCGGCCTGACCCTCTCGGCCCTGCCGATCACGCTGCTCTACATCCTGCTCTCCCGCCAGTTCATCCAGGGCATGACCTCCGGGGCGCTGAAATGA
- a CDS encoding carbohydrate ABC transporter permease, whose translation MSADFEWPIGRRLWVAFLVVPPLAFTAAFVVLPILSAFVYAFYHWEGLKRVDFVGLRNFADVLFRDPWAATTWRAFGHNVIVFVSLMAVQNGVGFLLAYALSRQLPGHRFHRVAVFLPVILSSVIVALLWKQFLHPIFGLLNKTLGLVGFGTVTTPWLGLSETALWALIIVNAWHWVGFPTLVFLAGIQRIPPDIIEAARLDGVSEWQLVRRIIWPLVAPSATVTFILLFIGAFNWFELPYLMVGLEGSPYGTTDVLGLYFYRTAFGNQSSGTQDFGHGSALAVLMFLFVAVVSAVWTIRLRRREIEL comes from the coding sequence ATGTCCGCCGATTTCGAGTGGCCCATCGGACGACGGCTCTGGGTCGCCTTCCTGGTGGTTCCCCCGCTCGCCTTCACGGCGGCCTTCGTGGTCCTGCCCATCCTGTCCGCCTTCGTATACGCCTTCTACCATTGGGAAGGCCTGAAGCGCGTCGACTTCGTCGGCCTGCGCAACTTCGCCGACGTTCTCTTCCGCGACCCGTGGGCGGCCACGACCTGGCGCGCCTTCGGCCACAACGTCATCGTCTTCGTGAGCCTGATGGCGGTCCAGAACGGCGTCGGATTCCTGCTCGCCTACGCGCTCTCCCGCCAACTGCCCGGCCATCGCTTCCACCGCGTGGCGGTCTTCCTGCCCGTCATCCTGTCGAGCGTCATCGTGGCGCTGCTCTGGAAGCAGTTTCTCCACCCGATCTTCGGCCTCCTCAACAAGACGCTCGGCCTCGTCGGCTTCGGAACCGTCACCACCCCGTGGCTCGGCCTCTCCGAGACCGCCCTCTGGGCCCTGATCATCGTCAACGCCTGGCACTGGGTCGGCTTCCCGACGCTCGTCTTCCTGGCCGGCATCCAGCGCATCCCGCCCGACATCATCGAGGCCGCGCGCCTGGACGGCGTCTCCGAATGGCAGCTCGTGCGCCGGATCATCTGGCCGCTGGTCGCCCCGAGCGCGACCGTGACCTTCATCCTGCTCTTCATCGGCGCGTTCAACTGGTTCGAGCTGCCCTACCTAATGGTCGGCCTCGAGGGCTCGCCCTACGGTACCACCGACGTGCTCGGCCTCTACTTCTACCGCACCGCCTTCGGCAACCAGAGCTCCGGCACCCAGGACTTCGGCCACGGCTCGGCGCTGGCCGTGCTCATGTTCCTGTTCGTCGCCGTCGTCTCCGCCGTGTGGACGATCCGCCTGCGCCGCCGGGAGATCGAACTGTGA
- a CDS encoding extracellular solute-binding protein, translated as MKALKLMAAVLAGSLLAPPTTAFAGELKFWSWRNEDKAAYAEFFKDFNKQHPDVKITFEAFEAQNYATVLSTALAGEKGPDVMMVRAYGAFEAMAKPGYLLELNESNVPGLTKLPEGALKGETLRSDGKIYAVPFATQTMLIVYNTELFAKAGVAVPETWDELLEACKKLKAAGIIPFANGTATAWQNETIVGALLSSQLGKGFEADILNGKADFTDKRFVDALGRLEGLAKADYLSPSFAGIDYPSSQQLFTSGTAAMFAGGSFEIAGFKKANPGLKLGVFASPVLKKGDERLVALFLDGGFAVNARSANKEDGLKLMRYFASPEFGTKFANMLGNLSPIPGVTFSDPLLGSVAELNKSAMSYLMLVHFRYQEPSGSVLLQSGIQKMLAGKATPAETGAEITKGIATYYAPFKK; from the coding sequence ATGAAAGCCCTGAAACTGATGGCCGCCGTGCTGGCGGGTTCCCTCCTGGCGCCGCCCACCACGGCCTTCGCCGGAGAGTTGAAGTTCTGGTCCTGGCGCAACGAGGACAAGGCGGCCTACGCCGAGTTCTTCAAGGACTTCAACAAGCAGCATCCGGACGTCAAGATCACCTTCGAGGCCTTCGAGGCGCAGAACTACGCGACCGTCCTGTCGACCGCGCTCGCCGGCGAAAAGGGTCCGGACGTCATGATGGTGCGCGCCTACGGCGCCTTCGAGGCGATGGCCAAGCCCGGTTACCTGCTCGAGCTGAACGAGTCCAACGTCCCCGGCCTGACCAAGCTGCCCGAGGGCGCCCTGAAGGGCGAGACCCTGCGCTCGGACGGCAAGATCTACGCCGTCCCCTTCGCCACCCAGACCATGCTGATCGTCTACAACACCGAGCTCTTCGCCAAGGCCGGCGTCGCGGTCCCGGAGACCTGGGACGAGCTCCTGGAGGCCTGCAAGAAGCTGAAGGCCGCCGGCATCATCCCCTTCGCCAACGGCACCGCGACCGCCTGGCAGAACGAGACGATCGTCGGCGCGCTCCTGTCGAGCCAGCTCGGCAAGGGCTTCGAGGCCGACATCCTGAACGGCAAGGCCGACTTCACCGACAAGCGCTTCGTCGACGCGCTCGGCCGGCTCGAGGGGCTCGCCAAGGCCGACTACCTCTCCCCGAGCTTCGCCGGCATCGACTACCCGAGCTCCCAGCAGCTGTTCACCTCCGGCACCGCCGCCATGTTCGCGGGCGGCTCCTTCGAGATCGCCGGCTTCAAGAAGGCCAACCCGGGCCTGAAGCTCGGCGTCTTCGCCTCCCCGGTCCTGAAGAAGGGCGACGAGCGCCTGGTCGCGCTCTTCCTCGACGGCGGCTTCGCGGTCAACGCCCGCTCGGCCAACAAGGAGGACGGGCTGAAGCTGATGCGCTATTTCGCCAGCCCGGAATTCGGCACCAAGTTCGCCAACATGCTCGGCAACCTCTCGCCGATCCCGGGCGTCACCTTCTCGGACCCGCTGCTCGGCAGCGTGGCGGAGCTCAACAAGTCGGCGATGTCCTACCTGATGCTCGTCCACTTCCGCTACCAGGAGCCCTCCGGCTCGGTGCTCCTGCAGTCGGGCATCCAGAAGATGCTCGCCGGCAAGGCCACCCCGGCCGAAACCGGCGCCGAGATCACCAAGGGCATCGCGACCTACTACGCCCCCTTCAAGAAGTGA
- a CDS encoding protein phosphatase 2C domain-containing protein → MPLRLACLDALTHGPKPPNEDAHGVAPRTAWVIDGATGVGLGPDLLVPSGAAWLAGTLSGVLADGAARPDRDIGRLLAAAEAEVTEAFRRALGDAPAPEPPDVPTACLGLVHLDAGTLELGVIGDISIIHRGPAGESLHLTDRASEAFGRETLATLAAIRRERPDEDHWPRVREQIRRNRLMANRPGGYSVVHPVLPWAERVTRLQRPAAAGDVLLVASDGFFRLVDHFGLHSEDSLVEVALAEGLAPLLDRLRHAEAADPHGEAAPRVKRHDDATAVLLRLETEPDNTN, encoded by the coding sequence ATGCCCCTGCGCCTCGCCTGCCTCGACGCTCTCACCCACGGCCCCAAGCCGCCGAACGAGGACGCCCATGGGGTCGCCCCGCGCACCGCCTGGGTCATCGACGGCGCCACCGGCGTCGGCCTCGGCCCCGACCTCCTGGTCCCTTCGGGCGCCGCCTGGCTCGCCGGCACCCTTTCCGGGGTGCTGGCCGACGGCGCGGCCCGTCCCGACCGCGACATCGGCCGCCTTCTCGCGGCCGCCGAGGCGGAGGTCACGGAGGCCTTCCGCCGGGCACTCGGCGACGCGCCCGCACCCGAGCCGCCGGACGTGCCGACCGCCTGCCTGGGCCTCGTCCATCTGGACGCCGGGACCCTGGAACTCGGCGTGATCGGCGACATCTCCATCATCCATCGCGGGCCCGCCGGCGAGAGCCTCCACCTCACCGACCGGGCCTCCGAGGCCTTCGGCCGGGAGACCCTCGCGACCCTGGCGGCGATCCGCCGCGAGCGGCCCGACGAGGACCACTGGCCCCGCGTCCGCGAGCAGATCCGGCGCAACCGGCTCATGGCGAACCGGCCGGGCGGCTACTCGGTCGTCCACCCGGTCCTGCCCTGGGCGGAGCGGGTCACGCGGCTGCAGCGCCCCGCCGCGGCCGGCGACGTCCTGCTCGTCGCCAGCGACGGCTTCTTCCGCCTCGTCGACCACTTCGGGCTGCATTCGGAGGACAGCCTGGTCGAGGTCGCGCTGGCGGAAGGCCTCGCCCCCCTGCTCGACCGCCTCCGCCACGCCGAGGCCGCCGACCCGCATGGCGAGGCCGCGCCCCGGGTGAAGCGTCACGATGACGCGACGGCCGTCCTGCTGCGCCTGGAGACCGAACCCGATAATACCAATTGA